Part of the Streptomyces sp. NBC_00457 genome, GGCCCGTGCTCAAGGATGCCGTGGAGCGGATCCGGCCGTGGCAGTCCAAGGACGGATCGATCGACTTCGAGGCCGAGGGCGCCCCCGAGCGCGCGAACGCCGAACGCGTCGTGCGCCGGATCATCGACGCCGTCGCGGAGCTCTCCCCGCTGCTCCCGCACGACCGCGCCTACCACGAGGCCCTCGTCGAGGACCTGCGCCGCTGGGCCGGCGGCGGGTTCGGCGTGCCGGACTTCCTCGACTCGCTGCTGGCGTTCCAGCCCGCCGCGCACCGCGCGGACGGCCTCCAGCATCTGGTCGTCTTCCCGATGTACACGCAGAACGGCAACCCCGACCGCAACCTCGAAGCGGTCGTCCTGCGCATGGTCTGGCCGGACTGGCTGGCCGAGCTGGAGCGCACCCGCTATGACAACCCGCTGTTCTGCGGCATCAAGTTCGAGGACTTCACGGCCGGTTACGACACCAACTCCGCCGTCCTCTTCCCCGAGACGATCGCCGTGCGCGAGGCGCCCGAACGCTTCTCCTGGGGCGGCATCTTCTGTGACCGTGAGGCCGCCCGCTTCCGCCGCGTGACCGCGGCCGCCGTGGACGTCCTCGGCCTCGAGCTGCCCGAGGACATCGCCGCCATGGTCCACGACCAGAAGCGCTGCGAGGAGGCCTTCGTCCTGTGGGACATGGTCCACGACCGCACCCACAGCCATGGCGACCTGCCCTTCGACCCGTTCATGATCAAGCAGCGCCAGCCGTTCTGGATGTACGGCCTGGAAGAGCTGCGCTGCGACCTCACCGCCTTCAAGGAGGCCGTGAAGCTGGCCGCGGACGGGGTGCCGCAGGCCCGTGACGTGCAGTACGCGGTGCTCTTCGACCGCATGTTCCGCTTCCCGGTCACCGGCGAGCGCGTCCGCAACTACGACGGCCTCGGCGGCCAGCTCCTCTTCGCCTACCTGCACAAGCACGATGTCGTCCGCTGGACCGACAACAAGCTCTCCATCGACTGGGAGCGCGCACCCCAGGTCACCAACCAGCTGTGCGCCGACATCGAGCAGCTGTACCGGGACGGCATCGACCGCCCCAAGCTCGTCCACTGGTTCAAGGGGTACGAGCTGGTCTCCACCTACCTCGCTCCGCACCCCGGCTCCAAGTGGGCCAAGGGTCCCGACGCCCTGGACCTGACCCTGCCGCCGCGCAAACTCGTCGATGACGTGCTTCCGGACGAGTTTCCCCTGAGCATGTTCTATGAGGCGCTGTCCAAGAAGCTGAAGAACGTGATTGCCTCGACTCGGGGCATCACGGCGGACACCGCCGAGCGGGTCGCCGCGTGAGCGACCGCACCAATAACGCTCAGGAGGCGAAGATCATGGGGAACGGGGCTCTCAGCGGTGCGGTGATCGCGGTGGCCGGTGCGGGCGGACCCGCCGGGCGGGCGGCGCTGCTCAGGCTGGCCGAGGCGGGTGCGACCGTCGTCGGCTCGGACAACGACCCGGAGCGGCTGGCCGAGGCGGTGGACGCGGCCAGCTTCGCCCACGGCGGAGCCACCGTCGTCGGTGACACCGTCGATCTGCTCGACCTCCAGTCCACCCAGGACTGGGCCACGCGTATCGAGAAGGACTTCGGCCGGGTCGACGGCCTGGTCCACCTCGTCGGCGGCTGGCGCGGCAGCGAGACCTTCACCCGGACCAGCCTCGACGACTGGGACTTCCTCGAGCTGCTGCTGATCCGCACCGTGCAGCACACCTCCCTCGCCTTCCACGAGGCGCTGCAGCGCAGTGACCGCGGCCGGTACGTCCTGATCAGCGCGGCCGGCGCCAGCAAGCCCACCGCGGGCAACGCCGCCTACGCCGCCGCCAAGGCCGCCGCCGAGGCGTGGACGCTGGCCACGGCCGACTACTTCCGCAAGGCCGGGGGCGAGCAGGGCCCGAACGCGGCGGCTGCGATCCTGGTGGTGAAGGCGCTGGTGCACGACGCGATGCGCGCCGAGCGACCCAACGCGAAGTTCGCGGGCTTCACGGACGTCAAGGACCTGGCCGACGCCGTCGTCGGAGTCTGGGAGAAGCCCGCCGCCGAAGTGAACGGACACCGTCTGTGGCTGACCGAGAAGCCGTGAACCCTCCGAAGACCGACGCCCGCCGCCATCACGACCCGGAGCTCCGCGGTTTCGCCAGCGACAACTACGCCGGGGCCCACCCCGAGGTGCTCGCCGCCCTGGCCCTGGCCAACGGCGGGCACCAGGTCGCGTACGGCGAGGACGTCTACACCGAGAACCTCCAGCGGATCATCCGCAGCCACTTCGGCGCCACCGCGGAGGCCTTCCCCGTCTTCAACGGCACCGGCGCCAACGTCGTCGCGCTCCAGGCGGTCACCGACCGCTGGGGCGCGGTGATCTGTGCCGAGAGCGCACACATCAACGTCGACGAGGGCGGCGCCCCCGAGCGCATGGGCGGCCTGAAGCTGCTCACCGTGCCCACACCCGACGGCAAGCTCACCCCCGAGCTGATCGACCGGCAGGCGTATGGCTGGGACGACGAGCACCGGGCCATGCCGCAGGTCGTCTCGATCGCCCAGAGCACCGAACTCGGCACCGTCTACACGCCGGACGAGATCCGCGCCATCTGCGAGCACGCCCACGCGCACGGCATGAAGGTCCACCTCGACGGCTCCCGCCTCGCCAACGCGGCGGCCTCGCTCAACATGCCCATGCGGACCTTCGCCGACGCGGTCGGCGTCGACCTCCTCTCGCTGGGCGGGACCAAGAACGGCGCGCTGTTCGGCGAGGCGGTCGTCGTCATCAACCAGGACGCCGTCAGCCATATGAAGCACCTGCGCAAGCTGTCCATGCAGCTCGCCTCCAAGATGCGCTTCGTGTCGGTCCAGTTGGAGGCGCTGTTCGCCAAGGACCTGTGGCTGCGCAACGCCCGCCACTCCAACGAGATGGCCCAGCGGCTCGCGGAGGGCGTGCGCGCGGTGCACGGCGTCGAACTGCTCTACCCGGTGCAGTCCAACGCCGTGTTCGCGCACCTCCCGCACGACGTGAGCGAGCGCCTGCAGAAGCGGTTCCGCTTCTACTTCTGGGACGAGGCCGCGGGCGACGTCCGCTGGATGTGCGCCTTCGACACGACCGAGGAGGACGTGGACGCGTTCGTGGCGGCGCTCAAGGAGGAGATGGCCCGCTGAGGGCCGCGCCGTGCGTCAGTTGACGACGATGGCCGTCGTGTTGTTGCGCAGATTCGGATCGAACCGGCGGATGTCGAGCTCCGCGTCGTCGATGACGGTGGCGACGGTGGTGCGTGCCCCGCGCACCACCCGGTCGATCCGCAACTGGACCCCGATGGTGTAGGACGCCTTGTCGTGCAGGTAGATCGGCGTCCAGCAGAAGTACGTCGTGGCGGCCGGACCCTCCTCGGACGGCGGCAGCGCATAGCAGTCCTCCGGCAGTCCGACGACCGTCGTCCCCTCCGGCGCCTGGAACCGCACCGTGCTCACGGGCGCGCCCGCACCCAGCGACGCCACCCACGCCGGGCCGCGGTTGTGCACGGTCACCCCCGCGGTCACGGTGTCACCGACGGCCCCGGTCACCCGGCTGCCGATGAGTTTCAGGTCCGCGGTGTTCCGGGCCTCGAGGATCACGCTGCGTGCGTTGTCCGACAGGTCGAGGTCGTCGTCCCCGGCCGCGGTCACCGGAAGAAGGTCCAGCTCGGTGCCGGTGCCCCGGGTCCACGTCCAGTCGCCGCGGAGGTCTTCCAGCCTCTCGTCCGCATACGGCTCGACGGAGTGGTCGAACCGCTCGTACAGCGCCTTCCGCCCGACGCCCAGCTCGGTCACCAGCGCGTACTCCTGCCCCGGCGCCACCGGTTCGTCCAGCACGCACACCGCCGATGTGCCGGTCTCGTGCTGCCGGTACTCGCAGTTGGAGTGCCGCTCCTCGAACCGCAGGCCGTAGGAGGCGTTGAGCCACAGCAGCGTCCGGTCCACGGCGCGGTTGCCACTGTTGGCGACCGTCGCCCGCACGCTGGTGTCCGTGCCCGGCCTGAGTCCCCGCTGGTACTCGGCCTGGCTGAGCCCGAGATCCGGTCCGTCGCCGAGGGTGACCAGGGTCTCCGAGGTGTGCGACGTCAGCTCCCCGGCGGTGGCCGTGTAGCGCACGGACCCCGATGTGCTGAGGTCCGCGTCCGGCAGCGCGCGCAGCCCGAGCCGCGCGGCGGTCACGCTCGCCGTCCCGGTCGGCATCTCCGGGAAGGCGCAGCTCGCCTGGACGGCCGACTCGGGCACGCAGTTGTCCGGCCACGACACCTGCGCGAAGGAGGCGATCTCGCTCGCGTCCACGGTCAGCTGCCCGGCCGGAACGCCGTTGTCGAGGTTGTCGTGGGTGATGTCCACAGTGAGCCGGCGCTCAGGTGCGCCGCCGTCCGCGTCCGGCCCCGGCAACACCGTCTCGGACGGCACGCTGATCCACAGCTGGTCGGAAACGGCCTGCGCGGCCCCGGTCTCGGCCACTGCCAGAGCGCAGCCGGCGAGCGCCCCCGCGAGAAGGCGGAGCCTCACACGTCGTGTCGGTCTGGTCTGCGTCCGCTTCATCTGTTCCCCCTCGTCGACGGTCTGCCGGTGACCGAGACCGGCGGCGCGGGAGATGGGTTGTGCTTGAGCGGCGGGTTGCGGCGGTCTTCGGCCGTTTTTCACCGGCAGACCCTGCTGCCGCATAAATATGCAGTCAAGGGAAAGTTCATTGACGGCCAGGTGGTCGCATTCCTATGCTCTGCGGACATGGAGCTCACTCAGGAAACCCCTGACCTGTCCGCCTATTTGGCTGCCGACGACGTCATCGACCACGACCATCCGCGCGTACGGACGGCGGCTGCCCGCCTGGCCGGGAAGGCGCAGGACTCGTATGCCTATGCGCGGCTGGCGTTCGAGTTCGTGCGCGACACCATCCCGCACTCGCAGGACTCCGGCGATCCGCGGGTCACCTGGCGCGCTTCCGATGTCCTGGAACAGGGCACCGGCATCTGCTACGCCAAGGCGCACGCCCTTGCGGCGCTGCTGCGGGCCGAGGACATTCCGACGGCGTTCTGCTATCAGCGGCTGGCGGACGACGGCGACGGGCATGTCGTGCACGGTCTGGTCGCCGTCCGGTTCAACGGCGCCTGGCATCGGCAGGACCCCAGGGGCAACAAACCCGGCGTGGACGCCCAGTTCTCGCTGGACGGTGAGCGGCTGGCGTTCGTGGCCGAGCCCAAGTCCAATGAGGTGGACTATCCGGTGTTGTACGCTGAACCTCACCCGGTCGTGCTGAACGCGCTCAAGGCGGCGCGCGACCGGCCGCACCTGTGGCAGACGCTCCCCACCGCACTCTGAGGCAAGGCCGACCATGACTCTCACGCTGACCGTGTCCGACGAGGTGCGCGCCCTCGTGCCCGGGTTCACGCACGTCGCCATCGAGGCGCACGGCCTCGTCAACGGGCCCAGTACCGACGCCAGTTCGGCGCTCCTCGACGACGCGGCCCGGCGGCTCGCCGTACGCCTGGACGGGCGCCCGCCGCACGAGGACCCGCACATGGCGGCCTGGCGGGAGGCCTACACGGCCTTCGGGTCGAAGCCCTCACGCACCCGTAACTCGGCGGAGGCGCTGGCCAAGCGGGCATTGTCGGAGGCCGGGCTGCCCCGGATCAATGTGCTCGTCGACCTCTACAACGCCATCAGCGTCGCCCACCTGATCCCCGTGGGCGGCGAGGACCTCGACCACATCCAGGGCGGCATGCGTCTCGTCCGGGCCACCGGCGACGAGGACTTCGTGACTGTCGCCGCGGGCGAGGAGGTCGTCGAGCACCCCGATGCCGGCGAGGTCGTGTGGTGCGACGAGGCCGGGGTGACCTGCCGCCGCTGGAACTGGCGCCAGGGACCGCGCACCCGGCTCACCGAGGAGACCGTCTCGGCGATCTTCCTGTTGGAGAGCATGGCGCCGATGCCGGTCCCCGACGTCGAGACGGCGGCTGCCGAACTCGCCGAACTGCTGGCCAAGTTCAGCCCCGGCGCGCACATCGGGATCCGTCCCGCCGAACCGGCGCGGGACTGACCCGCCGAGACTCCGACGGTCGGTGTGACGCGGTGTCAGCGAGCCTCGGCCGCGCGGACCTCTTCCGGTGTCGGCGCCGTGCCACCGAGGTGCGCCGGCATCCACCAGGTGTCCTGGGCGTCCTTGGGTCGCACGGGGTAGGCGCGCTGCGCCGCTTCGAGGAGCTCCTGTACGGCCTCGCGCAGCTGGCGCGTGATGGCGCCGGCGTACTTGTCGCGGGACGCCTCGATCGCCTCGCCGACCCGGATGGTGATCGGGGTGTGGCTCCGCTTGAAGTTCTTCGGGTGGCCCTTGGTCCACAGCCGCTGCGTGCCCCACACGGCCATCGGGATCAGCGGTACGCCCGCCTCCTGGGCCATTCGCGCGGCGCCCGACTTGAAGGACTTCAGCGTGAACGACTCCGAGATCGTGGCCTCCGGGAAGACCCCGACGATTTCGCCGGAGCGCAGCGAGTCGAGCGCGTGCTGGTACGCCGCCTCACCCTGCTTGCGGTCCACGGGGATGTGCTTCATCCCGCGCATCAGCGGCCCGGAGATCTTGTGCCGGAACACGGACTCCTTGGCCATGAAGCGGACGAGCCGCTTCTGCGGGAGCGCCGCCAGGCCGTCGAAGATGAAGTCCAGGTAGCTGATGTGGTTGCTCACCAGCACGGCGCCGCCCGAGCGCGGAATGTTCTCCGATCCCTTGCAGTCGATCTTCAGGTCCCACGCCTTGAACAAAGTGAGGGCGAGACCGACAACGGGACGGTAGACAAGCTCTGCCATGGACGGGGTGAACCCTTCCTTCTCTGCCAGGGAAAGGGCTCCCGGCGGGAAAGTTACGCAGCCGTAGGTTTACGGCATCTCGCAGATCGTGCCCCAAGAACGCACGGACAGCCAGTGTTGGTTCCTGGGAACTGCGAGATCCTCGTCACGTCGACACCATGATCCACCTCGGGCTTTTACGTCGCCTTTACTTCGCATGTACGGCAATTCTCCGTACGACCAGGTACATCTCGCCGCCGACTAGTACCCGAATGCAGCATTGAGTAACGCGGCGACGTGCGCGGCAGGGCGAAGGAATCTTTGGAGTCGTGTGCATGCTGACGAGATGATGAGAGATGACGGACAGCGGCTCGGTGCCACCGAGTTGGGGCGGGATCTCGGCGAGCGCGCTACCCTCGTGCAGTTCTCCAGCGCCTTCTGCGCACCCTGCCGCGCGACCCGACGGGTCCTCGGTGAGGTGGCGGACATGGTGCCGGGTGTGGCCCATGTCGAGATCGACGCCGAGGCCCGGCTGGAGCTCGTACGCCGACTCGGCATCCTCAAGACCCCGACCGTGCTGGTCCTCGACGCCGACGGTCACGAGGTGCGGCGGGCAACCGGTCAACCGCGCAAGGCGGATGTGATCGCGGCGCTGGGCGAGGCGGTCTGAGTGCGTGAGCCAGCTCCCAGGTGGCGAGACGTACTTGACTGTGTGCACCACCTATCGTCAGCCTGACTCTATGCCTTCGGAACTCCTTCTCTTCGGACGGGCGCACATCGACCTCGTCCGTACCGCGAGCGCGCGCTGTCCGGGTCGTTGAACACCCAGCACACCGACAGGACCGCTGCCGACTCTCCCCAGAAGGACCACTCCATGACGGCCACGCCCGATCTGGTCACCCCTCAACTCGCCACGACCGACCTGTTCCGCTCCGTCTTCCGGCGGCACGCGGCGGGCGTCGCCGTGATCACCGCCTACGGTGACCGGGGCCCGGCCGGCTTCACCGCCACCTCCCTCACCTCGGTCTCCGCCGAACCCCCGCTCGTCTCCTTCGGCATCGGCACCGGCGCCTCCAGCTGGCCCGCGATAGCCGGGGCCGACCATGTCGGGGTGCACATACTCGGTGAGCACCAGCGCGAGCTGGCCGCGACCTTCGCGCGCAGCGGTGCCGACCGGTTCGGCCCGTCCACCGCCTGGCGGGAGGGGCCGGAAGGCGTTCCCGTCCTCGACGACGTCGTCGCCTGGCTCGTGTGCCGGGTGCACGCGCGCGTGCCCGCCGGGGATCACCGCGTGGTGCTCGCCGAGGTCGTGCACGGGGACCCCTCGGGACCCGGGCGTCCGCTCGTGTACCACCAGGGGCGGTTCACCGCACTGCGTGACTGACCGGGCTCCGGACTGTTCTGCGGGAGCGTCCAGTTCCGGTTACGCTGCGTTGCAAAGGTCACAGTTCAAAGCGCTTGCTTAGCGGGCAGGAACTGGGTGTACTGACGAGTAATATTCCGGTCGGAGCGCAGGCCGCCCCGACCGGGATCGGCCGCTTGGGGCGCCTATGCTGCCTGCAAGTAGGCAGCAGAGAAATGTCGATGCAGTAGGAGAGCCGGCGTGAGCTTGAGGATCGTTGTCACTGTGAAGTACGTGCCCGACGCCACTGGCGACCGGCACTTCGCCGATGACCTGACCGTCGACCGGGACGACGTGGACGGTCTGCTCTCCGAGCTCGACGAGTACGCGGTCGAGCAGGCGCTGCAGATCGCCGAGGACGCGGACGACGCCGAGATCACCGTCCTGACCGTGGGCCCCGAGGACGCCAAGGACGCGCT contains:
- a CDS encoding DUF6421 family protein; this translates as MTEILVQVGSADRVPPVVRVVEHPAWPVLKDAVERIRPWQSKDGSIDFEAEGAPERANAERVVRRIIDAVAELSPLLPHDRAYHEALVEDLRRWAGGGFGVPDFLDSLLAFQPAAHRADGLQHLVVFPMYTQNGNPDRNLEAVVLRMVWPDWLAELERTRYDNPLFCGIKFEDFTAGYDTNSAVLFPETIAVREAPERFSWGGIFCDREAARFRRVTAAAVDVLGLELPEDIAAMVHDQKRCEEAFVLWDMVHDRTHSHGDLPFDPFMIKQRQPFWMYGLEELRCDLTAFKEAVKLAADGVPQARDVQYAVLFDRMFRFPVTGERVRNYDGLGGQLLFAYLHKHDVVRWTDNKLSIDWERAPQVTNQLCADIEQLYRDGIDRPKLVHWFKGYELVSTYLAPHPGSKWAKGPDALDLTLPPRKLVDDVLPDEFPLSMFYEALSKKLKNVIASTRGITADTAERVAA
- a CDS encoding SDR family oxidoreductase, coding for MGNGALSGAVIAVAGAGGPAGRAALLRLAEAGATVVGSDNDPERLAEAVDAASFAHGGATVVGDTVDLLDLQSTQDWATRIEKDFGRVDGLVHLVGGWRGSETFTRTSLDDWDFLELLLIRTVQHTSLAFHEALQRSDRGRYVLISAAGASKPTAGNAAYAAAKAAAEAWTLATADYFRKAGGEQGPNAAAAILVVKALVHDAMRAERPNAKFAGFTDVKDLADAVVGVWEKPAAEVNGHRLWLTEKP
- a CDS encoding threonine aldolase family protein; this encodes MNPPKTDARRHHDPELRGFASDNYAGAHPEVLAALALANGGHQVAYGEDVYTENLQRIIRSHFGATAEAFPVFNGTGANVVALQAVTDRWGAVICAESAHINVDEGGAPERMGGLKLLTVPTPDGKLTPELIDRQAYGWDDEHRAMPQVVSIAQSTELGTVYTPDEIRAICEHAHAHGMKVHLDGSRLANAAASLNMPMRTFADAVGVDLLSLGGTKNGALFGEAVVVINQDAVSHMKHLRKLSMQLASKMRFVSVQLEALFAKDLWLRNARHSNEMAQRLAEGVRAVHGVELLYPVQSNAVFAHLPHDVSERLQKRFRFYFWDEAAGDVRWMCAFDTTEEDVDAFVAALKEEMAR
- a CDS encoding transglutaminase family protein — translated: MELTQETPDLSAYLAADDVIDHDHPRVRTAAARLAGKAQDSYAYARLAFEFVRDTIPHSQDSGDPRVTWRASDVLEQGTGICYAKAHALAALLRAEDIPTAFCYQRLADDGDGHVVHGLVAVRFNGAWHRQDPRGNKPGVDAQFSLDGERLAFVAEPKSNEVDYPVLYAEPHPVVLNALKAARDRPHLWQTLPTAL
- a CDS encoding B3/B4 domain-containing protein — translated: MTLTLTVSDEVRALVPGFTHVAIEAHGLVNGPSTDASSALLDDAARRLAVRLDGRPPHEDPHMAAWREAYTAFGSKPSRTRNSAEALAKRALSEAGLPRINVLVDLYNAISVAHLIPVGGEDLDHIQGGMRLVRATGDEDFVTVAAGEEVVEHPDAGEVVWCDEAGVTCRRWNWRQGPRTRLTEETVSAIFLLESMAPMPVPDVETAAAELAELLAKFSPGAHIGIRPAEPARD
- a CDS encoding lysophospholipid acyltransferase family protein; translation: MAELVYRPVVGLALTLFKAWDLKIDCKGSENIPRSGGAVLVSNHISYLDFIFDGLAALPQKRLVRFMAKESVFRHKISGPLMRGMKHIPVDRKQGEAAYQHALDSLRSGEIVGVFPEATISESFTLKSFKSGAARMAQEAGVPLIPMAVWGTQRLWTKGHPKNFKRSHTPITIRVGEAIEASRDKYAGAITRQLREAVQELLEAAQRAYPVRPKDAQDTWWMPAHLGGTAPTPEEVRAAEAR
- a CDS encoding TlpA family protein disulfide reductase — protein: MMRDDGQRLGATELGRDLGERATLVQFSSAFCAPCRATRRVLGEVADMVPGVAHVEIDAEARLELVRRLGILKTPTVLVLDADGHEVRRATGQPRKADVIAALGEAV
- a CDS encoding flavin reductase family protein, translating into MTATPDLVTPQLATTDLFRSVFRRHAAGVAVITAYGDRGPAGFTATSLTSVSAEPPLVSFGIGTGASSWPAIAGADHVGVHILGEHQRELAATFARSGADRFGPSTAWREGPEGVPVLDDVVAWLVCRVHARVPAGDHRVVLAEVVHGDPSGPGRPLVYHQGRFTALRD